A window of Campylobacter lari subsp. lari contains these coding sequences:
- a CDS encoding phosphatidate cytidylyltransferase, translating into MFSKTRILSAIVMIAVIAVVALVDNFLINFAIFAIMLFFAFNEAKAMFKSKHASVFAALCIFAIGAFLDKPFFIGLMALILILGYLVYKKSENLNELMPYIYPTLPILMLYQVLSYEGMFVLFWLIVIVVACDSGAYFIGKLIGERAFSPTSPNKTLEGVVGGIVCAGILGTIIGSFEFSLIKSIYISLIVAIFAVIGDLLESYFKRQAGIKDSGNLIPGHGGVLDRIDAVIIAAFAMATLA; encoded by the coding sequence ATGTTTTCAAAGACAAGAATTCTTAGTGCTATTGTGATGATAGCTGTGATAGCTGTTGTTGCTTTGGTGGATAATTTTTTGATTAATTTTGCTATTTTTGCCATAATGTTATTTTTTGCATTTAATGAAGCAAAGGCTATGTTTAAAAGCAAACATGCAAGTGTTTTTGCGGCTTTATGTATTTTTGCAATAGGGGCATTTTTAGATAAACCTTTCTTTATAGGCCTTATGGCTTTGATTTTGATTTTAGGATATTTAGTTTATAAAAAAAGTGAAAATTTAAATGAGCTTATGCCTTATATATATCCTACCTTGCCTATTTTAATGCTTTATCAGGTGTTAAGCTATGAAGGTATGTTTGTATTGTTTTGGCTTATAGTGATTGTCGTTGCGTGTGATAGTGGGGCGTATTTTATAGGAAAATTAATTGGCGAGAGAGCTTTTTCTCCAACAAGCCCGAATAAAACTTTAGAAGGCGTTGTAGGCGGTATAGTTTGTGCAGGAATTTTAGGAACTATCATAGGTTCTTTTGAATTTAGCTTAATAAAAAGCATTTATATTTCTTTAATTGTAGCTATTTTTGCTGTGATAGGGGATTTGCTTGAGAGTTATTTTAAAAGACAAGCAGGTATTAAAGATAGCGGTAATTTAATCCCTGGACACGGAGGAGTTTTAGATAGAATTGATGCTGTTATCATTGCAGCATTTGCAATGGCAACTTTAGCATGA
- a CDS encoding M99 family carboxypeptidase catalytic domain-containing protein, whose amino-acid sequence MRYFLSILIFINVVFALEFSVKENGKSLDDNNTVLILGGIQGDEPGGFHAASLLLSDYNITKGKIIVAPNLAFESIIARNRGNFGDLNRKFAHIDENDPDFHTIERIKKLILEPEVNMVINLHDGSGFYRPQYESKDKNPNRWGNTSIIDQSEVNSTKYADLENIAKEAVENINKALIKEEHQYHLKNTKTQESNDKDMLKALTYFVVSNHKAAFANEASKNLPTHLRVYYHLLAVEYYLKKANIEFSRSFELTPNGVYRAIEKPLEVRLFNDKILLYLDKPTNAINFLPFPVNQALNYEASNEITAVISNANSYSINYGNRLQTRIYPEYFEFSNAVESVELLVDGKLIETPFARKILVKNNFEIPAINGVRVNVIGFDKGSDESEILIHKNQMQKRYSIDKKRQIYRVEFYELKNANLNEQVLMENKHSKIIKNAKISTSAIEKAEQKDKFIGMILVEFQ is encoded by the coding sequence GTGAGATATTTTTTAAGTATTTTGATTTTTATAAATGTGGTTTTTGCTTTAGAATTTAGTGTGAAAGAAAATGGAAAAAGCTTAGATGATAATAATACGGTTTTAATTCTTGGAGGAATTCAAGGCGATGAGCCAGGTGGATTTCATGCAGCTAGCTTGCTTTTGAGTGATTATAATATCACCAAAGGTAAGATTATCGTTGCGCCCAATTTAGCTTTTGAAAGTATTATCGCTAGAAATAGGGGAAATTTTGGAGATTTAAATAGAAAATTTGCCCATATAGATGAAAACGATCCTGATTTTCACACTATAGAGCGCATAAAAAAGCTTATTTTGGAACCTGAGGTAAATATGGTTATAAATTTGCACGATGGAAGTGGATTTTACAGACCTCAATATGAAAGCAAGGATAAAAACCCAAATCGTTGGGGTAATACTAGTATTATCGATCAAAGCGAAGTAAATTCTACTAAATATGCAGATTTAGAAAATATAGCCAAAGAAGCAGTGGAAAATATCAATAAAGCATTAATTAAAGAAGAACATCAATATCATTTAAAAAATACCAAAACCCAAGAAAGTAACGATAAAGATATGCTAAAGGCTTTAACTTATTTTGTGGTGTCAAATCACAAAGCAGCCTTTGCTAATGAAGCAAGTAAAAATTTACCAACCCATTTAAGAGTATATTATCATCTTTTGGCGGTGGAGTATTATTTAAAAAAAGCAAATATAGAATTTAGTAGAAGCTTTGAACTAACTCCAAATGGAGTTTATAGAGCCATTGAAAAGCCTTTAGAGGTAAGACTTTTTAATGATAAAATTTTACTTTATCTTGACAAACCTACTAATGCTATAAATTTTTTGCCTTTCCCTGTTAATCAAGCTTTAAATTATGAAGCAAGTAATGAAATCACAGCAGTAATTTCAAACGCAAATTCATATTCTATTAATTATGGAAATCGTTTGCAAACTAGAATTTATCCTGAGTATTTTGAATTTTCTAATGCAGTTGAGAGTGTGGAATTACTAGTTGATGGAAAGCTTATAGAAACACCTTTTGCTCGTAAGATTTTAGTAAAAAATAATTTTGAAATTCCTGCGATTAATGGAGTAAGGGTTAATGTTATAGGCTTTGATAAGGGTAGTGATGAGAGTGAAATTTTAATCCATAAAAATCAAATGCAAAAAAGATATTCTATCGATAAAAAAAGACAAATTTATAGGGTGGAATTTTATGAGTTGAAAAATGCGAATTTAAACGAGCAAGTTTTGATGGAAAATAAACACTCAAAAATAATAAAAAATGCCAAAATTTCAACATCTGCTATAGAAAAAGCAGAGCAAAAGGATAAATTTATAGGTATGATTTTAGTGGAATTTCAATGA
- a CDS encoding NFACT RNA binding domain-containing protein, with translation MKYTDLIQIKDYFKQFQRLNYLKRLDDNILELSLDHQVFILDLTRGKSGIYQDKLQAKVYNAPFDFMLKKYFSNAKILNLEVLENNRILSFEVLSEKSYKAYGAKIYFEFTGKNTNVIITDTDDIIIEALRHIDKSYRIVKIGEKLQALKAYEIKEEFVKIDDFNVYFKESAKKLQQDRLKDIKENKLLNIDKKIFTLKESIENLEQESDLLKKAQELSQKADVLFANLNFLKDYQREFILQDFNANELAFKLEDSPKNSANEFYKMAKKLKQKAKNINIEREILSEKLDFLINLKDLITKSTSLRELEVLMPKKSKKTKKEELNAGVSSFYFDEFKISVGRNEKANEYLLKIAKKDDIWLHVKDYPSAHVIITSNKLKISQLVLEFAAKLCVEFSKLSSGTYLVDYTSKNFVKVREKAFVNYTNYKTISILKE, from the coding sequence ATGAAATATACAGATTTAATACAAATAAAAGATTATTTTAAACAATTCCAAAGACTAAATTATCTCAAACGCCTTGATGATAATATCTTAGAACTTAGCTTAGATCATCAAGTTTTTATACTAGATTTAACGCGTGGAAAAAGTGGAATTTACCAAGATAAACTTCAAGCAAAAGTCTATAATGCACCTTTTGATTTTATGTTAAAAAAATACTTCTCTAATGCAAAGATTTTAAATTTAGAAGTATTAGAAAATAATAGAATTTTATCTTTTGAAGTTTTATCAGAAAAATCTTACAAAGCTTATGGGGCTAAGATTTATTTTGAATTTACAGGAAAAAATACCAATGTAATCATCACAGATACTGATGATATCATCATAGAAGCTTTGCGTCATATAGATAAAAGTTACCGCATTGTAAAAATAGGAGAAAAATTACAAGCTTTAAAAGCTTATGAGATCAAAGAAGAATTTGTAAAAATAGATGATTTTAATGTGTACTTTAAAGAAAGTGCTAAAAAATTGCAACAAGATCGCTTAAAGGATATTAAAGAAAATAAACTTTTAAATATAGATAAAAAAATTTTTACCCTTAAAGAGAGTATAGAAAATTTAGAGCAAGAAAGCGATTTATTAAAAAAAGCACAGGAATTAAGCCAAAAAGCAGATGTTTTATTTGCTAATTTAAATTTTTTAAAAGATTATCAAAGAGAATTTATTTTGCAAGATTTTAATGCAAATGAGCTTGCTTTTAAGCTCGAAGATAGCCCTAAAAATAGTGCGAATGAATTTTATAAAATGGCAAAAAAATTAAAACAAAAGGCTAAAAATATCAATATAGAAAGAGAAATTTTAAGTGAAAAACTTGATTTTTTAATCAATTTAAAAGATTTAATCACTAAAAGCACTTCTTTGCGAGAATTAGAAGTTTTGATGCCTAAAAAAAGTAAAAAAACGAAAAAAGAAGAGTTAAATGCAGGGGTTAGTAGCTTTTATTTTGATGAGTTTAAAATCAGCGTAGGACGCAATGAAAAAGCTAATGAGTATTTATTAAAAATAGCTAAAAAAGATGATATTTGGTTGCATGTGAAAGATTATCCTAGTGCGCATGTAATCATCACTTCAAATAAATTAAAAATAAGTCAATTAGTGCTAGAATTTGCCGCAAAGCTTTGTGTGGAATTTTCCAAGCTAAGTTCTGGAACTTATTTGGTCGATTATACGAGCAAGAATTTTGTTAAAGTTAGAGAGAAGGCTTTTGTAAATTATACAAATTATAAGACTATAAGCATTTTAAAGGAGTGA
- the dxr gene encoding 1-deoxy-D-xylulose-5-phosphate reductoisomerase encodes MIVLGSTGSIGVNTLFIAKEKNISIEALSCGKNIKLLNEQIALFKPKFVCIQDEKDKHLVDHKNIFCAQDGLKKMISECKSKFVVNAIVGFAGLNSSLIAQKLGKTLALANKESLVVAGKFFDTSKIKAIDSEHAALKCLIDKRKDIKKLFITASGGAFYKYKIKDLKNVSVKEALKHPNWSMGAKITIDSASMCNKLFEIIEAYHLYGIKQIDAVIEKKSLVHALCEFKDGGISAYFSHANMRLSIAQAILDEHDQSFIENLDLLAMPSLKFEKISLKKYPIFMLKDELLKNPDLGVVINAANEYLVYKFLKNQMGFLDISKGIFKALDHFGVPKINQIEDVFEYDKRVRLYLDKEMK; translated from the coding sequence ATGATCGTTCTTGGAAGTACAGGAAGTATAGGGGTTAATACTCTTTTTATCGCTAAAGAAAAAAACATAAGCATAGAAGCTTTATCTTGTGGAAAAAATATAAAACTTTTAAATGAGCAAATAGCTCTTTTTAAGCCTAAATTTGTATGTATTCAAGATGAGAAAGATAAGCATTTAGTTGATCATAAAAATATTTTTTGCGCTCAAGATGGCTTAAAAAAAATGATTAGTGAATGCAAAAGCAAATTTGTAGTAAATGCTATAGTTGGTTTTGCAGGATTAAACTCAAGTCTTATAGCACAAAAACTTGGTAAAACTTTAGCCCTAGCAAATAAAGAAAGTCTAGTAGTAGCAGGGAAATTTTTTGATACTTCTAAGATTAAAGCCATAGATAGCGAACACGCAGCACTAAAGTGCTTGATAGATAAAAGAAAAGATATTAAAAAACTTTTCATAACAGCAAGTGGTGGTGCTTTTTATAAATATAAAATCAAAGATTTAAAAAATGTCAGCGTAAAAGAGGCTTTGAAGCATCCTAACTGGAGCATGGGTGCTAAGATCACTATAGATAGTGCTAGTATGTGCAATAAGCTTTTTGAAATCATCGAAGCTTATCATCTTTATGGTATTAAACAAATTGATGCTGTGATAGAAAAAAAATCTTTAGTGCATGCTTTGTGTGAATTTAAAGACGGTGGGATAAGTGCTTATTTTTCTCATGCAAATATGCGTTTATCTATAGCTCAAGCGATTTTAGATGAGCATGATCAAAGTTTTATAGAAAATTTGGATTTATTAGCTATGCCAAGTTTAAAATTTGAAAAAATTAGTTTAAAAAAATATCCTATATTTATGCTAAAAGATGAACTTTTGAAAAATCCTGATTTAGGGGTTGTAATAAATGCTGCAAATGAGTATTTAGTTTATAAATTTTTAAAAAATCAAATGGGGTTTTTAGATATTTCAAAAGGGATTTTTAAAGCATTAGATCATTTTGGAGTGCCAAAGATTAACCAAATTGAAGATGTTTTTGAGTATGATAAGCGAGTAAGGCTTTATTTAGATAAGGAAATGAAGTGA
- a CDS encoding molybdenum cofactor guanylyltransferase, with translation MSEKIPYPCVILCGGKSSRMGEDKSLLQVDDKNLTLYQYEKMSKIFTQVFISTKKDKFHQKNLALILDEDLNNYSPLIALNSILKHFQNTYVFILSVDTPNISQKSIYTLFHQLKSQDILLASTKEHKHYLCGFYHSRNFEKTLQFLQENNHKLALFCSQMKAEFINFENEEEFVNLNYFNEYKKWKHMLKA, from the coding sequence ATGAGTGAAAAAATTCCTTATCCTTGTGTGATTTTATGCGGCGGGAAGTCTTCACGCATGGGAGAAGATAAAAGCTTATTACAAGTAGATGATAAAAACTTAACTCTTTATCAGTATGAAAAAATGTCAAAAATTTTCACTCAAGTTTTTATTAGCACCAAAAAAGATAAATTCCATCAAAAAAACTTAGCTCTTATTTTGGATGAGGATTTAAACAACTACTCCCCGCTCATTGCCTTAAATTCCATACTTAAACATTTTCAAAATACTTATGTATTTATCCTTAGCGTGGATACTCCAAATATAAGCCAAAAAAGTATCTATACGCTTTTTCATCAACTAAAGTCACAAGACATACTTCTTGCAAGTACAAAAGAACACAAACATTATTTATGTGGATTTTATCATAGTAGAAATTTTGAAAAAACTTTACAATTTTTACAAGAAAATAACCATAAATTAGCCCTTTTTTGCTCACAAATGAAGGCAGAATTTATCAACTTTGAAAACGAAGAAGAATTTGTCAACTTGAATTATTTTAACGAATATAAAAAATGGAAACATATGCTAAAAGCCTAA